From the Devosia sp. FJ2-5-3 genome, the window GCAAGGCCCGCAACCAGAGGTGCGGGCCTTTCCAAAATGGACCAGGGGCGGGCTAGACGCCGGTGATCATCGAGACGATTTCGTTCTTGTCGGTCTCGGCGGTGGTGCGCACGCCGATCTGCTTGCCGCGGCGGAGGACGCAGACCCGGTCGGAGAGACGGAACACCTGATCGAGGCTGTGGCTGATGATCAGGACGCCGATATTGCGCTGCTTGAGGGCGGCGACGGTGGCTTCCACGCGTGCGGTTTCGGCGACGCCGAGCGCAGCCGTGGGTTCATCCAGCAGGATCAGCTTGCGCGCCCAATTGCTGGCGCGGGCAATGGCGATGCCCTGACGCTGGCCACCAGAAAGATCGCGGATGGTTGCGTGGGCGGAGGGAATGCGCACGTCCAGTTCTTTGACGAGCCGCTCGGTCTCGTCGATCATCGCCTTGCGATCGAGAAGCTTCAGCGGCCCCTTGGTCAGCTCGCGCCCCAGGAACAAATTCATGTAGACGGGCTGCTGATTGGCCAGCGCCAGATCCTGATAGACCACTTCGATGCCCAGCTCGCGCGCCTTGGTGGCATTGGACATGGAGACCGGTTCGCCATCGAGCCTGATCGTGCCCGAGGTCGGCGCGTAGACGCCCGAGATGATCTTGATCAGCGTCGATTTGCCGGCGCCGTTATCGCCCACCAGGGCGACGATTTCGCCGGGGCGCACATCGAGCGAGAAGTTCTCGATGGCGACGACACCGCCGAAGGCCTTGTGGATATTGCTCAGCTCCAGAACGGGAGCGACAGCGTTCTCAACCATAGACGCCTCCTAGACCGGCCATTGCGCGGGCGCGCCATGGGAATGTTCGATACTTTCAACGACCGGCTTGCCGGTGCTGATGCCGGAAACGCCCACTGTATAGGCGCGGGTGACAAAGGCCTGGCCACGGAAGCCGAAGACCGCCGTGTCGCCCGGAGCCGGACGGCGGGCGCTCTCGGCGTCGATCATGGCATAATAATCAATGGCCGATGGCGGGGGAATTTCCACCTCGAGCAGCGCATCGGCGGATGTGGTCGGCTCGGGCGAAACCAGCGCCTTGACCGCATAGTCGGGGAAGATCGGGTCGATATAAAAACCGCCACCGAAGCAATAGGCCTTGCCGCCCGAGAGGTGGGAAACCTCGGTGAGGTAGAGCACGGCCGGCAATTCGGGCAGGTCTTCCATGACGTGGAGCGCCGTCGTGCCATGGAGGCCATTGCCCGGCTCGCACTGGGTGGCGCCGGCCTCGCGCAGGGCGGCGAGCAACACAGAGGAGGTCGTGCCCGGGGCATTGATTTCGATATCGGTGCGACCGGCCTTGCGGAGCGCTTCGGCAGTACGGGTCAGGGTGGCGAGGTTCGGCGTGGGCTTTACCTTCCGGCTTTCATGATCAAAGAGCAGCGCCGGGAAAGTGGTGATGCCGGCAAAGCGGCCGCCTTCGAGAGCATCGAACATCTCGGCCACGGCAACGATGTCGTCGGCGTCAAAGCCGCCTTCGTGGCCGCGATAGAAGATGTCGCCTTCGGCCTTGATGCGGGCGAGTAGGCTCTGGACATAACCGGCCTTGTGGGCGGCAGAGGCGGCTTCGCCGGCCTTTTCGGCGTTGAAGACGGTCCAGTAATCGGGGCGGAAGGTGCGCGCTGCGGCATCCGCCTCGAAGCGGGCGATTTGCTGGAGGTGGCCGAGGTGACCAATCGGCATGCCGGCGGCATGGGTGGCGCGGGCACAGGCCATGTCGACGGCGACAGATTTTTCGATCCCGCCGCGCTGCACGGCAGCACAGAAGCTCGAATTACGGCCGACCTGCTTGGTCATGGCGAAGATTTTCAGATCGTTGCGATCGGCCTCGGCCTTGAGAATGCGGGCATTGGCCTCGACCGTGTCGAGATCGAGCACGTAGGAATTGGCCGGGATCTGGCCGGACTGGTGCAAGGCCATGGCCGCTTCGATAAAGCGCGGATTGCGGCGGCGAAGAACGTCAAGAAACATGGTTGAAACTCCTCAGCGCGCTTTTTCGCGCAGCGACACGGCCACGGCCGCGAGAATGATGAGGCCCCGCACGATCATCTGATCGGAAACGGAGAGGCCCATGAGGATGAGGCCATTGTTGAGCATGCCCATCATGAGGGCGCCGACGAGCGCGCCGATGACAGAGCCCTTGCCGCCATTGAGCAGCGTGCCACCCACGATCACCGCCGCGATGACGGTCATGAGGTCGGTTTCGCCAAGTGTATATTTGGCGGCCTGGAGACGGCCGGAATAGAGCAGGCCCGCAAGCCCCGCGAGCGCGCCGCTGATCATGAAGATCATGACCTTGATATTGGGCACCTTGATGCCGCTGACGAGCGATGCGCCAGCATTGTCACCGGTGGCGAGCACATGGGCGCCAAAGCGGGTTTCGCGATAGATCATGTGGCCGAGGGCGACGGCGACGATGACCCAGATGACCAGCGAGGGGATGCCGAACAGCGAGCCCGAGCCAAAGATGCCGGTAAAGAGCGGATCGGTCACCGGAATGGAGCGCAGATTGGTCAGCGACCGCGCGACGCCCGAGAGCAGACCCATCGTGGCCAGCGTCACGAGGAAGGACGGCAGTCGAACCCATGCGACCAGGACGCCATTGATAAAACCGATCAAAAGCCCGGCGCCAATGCCGGCGGCGATGCCGACGGGCAAGGCGGCTTCGGGCAGGGCCGCCATGGCCATGGCGGCGCAGAGTGCAGAGACGGCGACGATCGAGCCGAAGGATAGGTCGATTTCCCCGGCCGAGAGCACAAACACGAGGCCGATTGCCATGATGATGGAGGGCGCGGTCTGCAGGACGATATTGACCAGATTGCGCTGGGTCAGGAAGCCGGAATCCCGCAGGACCACGGCAAAGAACAGGAAGATGGCGAGGAAGCCGACATACACCACATATTGCTGCAGATTGATCCGCGACAGCAGGCTTCGCTTGGCGCCGTCAGCGGCTGTTGAACTGGACATGACGATTTCCCCGAATGGCAATGGTGACCGGGCGCCAGCGAGCGCCCGGCCAGGATTTGCTTACTTGGCCCGCAGGAGCGATGCCGGCGGATCCTGATGCAGCGACTGCTGCCAGCCTGCCTCGATATTGTCGGCAGTGACGATCAGTGCATCGACGACGAGGAAGGGATCGACGGCTTCGCCGAGCAGGGCAGCGGCACCGGCACGGGCGGCATAAACGCCGATATTATAGGCTTCGTCGGCGATCAGGACGGCGGTATTGCCACCATTGATCATGTCGAGGGCCACAGGCTCGTTGAGGTCGATGGTGATGATCTTGACGTCATCGAGACCCTGCTGGCGCAGCACCGACAGCACGGCATCGGCAGGCTCCGCCCACGGCACGTAGAGCGCGTCGAGGTCAGGGTTCTGCAGCAGCATGGCGCTGGCGATGTCATCGATACGGGCCGGGTCGGCCATGCCGGCTTCCGCGACGATCTCGATGCCGGTGTACTGGTTCTCGATGTTCCACTTGAAAGTGGCGTCGCGCAGATTGGTCACGTGGAAATCGGCGTCGTGGAAGATGTAGCCGATCTTGCCCTGGCCGCCGATGGCCGCGTTCATGGCCTCGGCGGTCTTGTTGCCGATGCCGACGAGGTCAGCCGAAACCGTGGTCACATAGTCGGTGCCATGGACAAAGCCTTCGGCGGCGTTGTCGACGAAGACGAGCTTGGCTCCGCCTTCGACCGCTGCGGCATAGGTGCTGGCGCCCGCTGCCGGATCGACCGGCAGCGAGATCAGGATGGATGGATTGAGAGCCATGACGGTTTCGACATTGGACTGCTGAACAGCCGAGTCGAAGCCTGCAGTGGTTTCGGCCACGACCGCGATGCCAAGACGTTCGAATTCGTCCTTTGCACCCTGGGCGACGGCGCTCGACCAGTCGTAAAGCTCGTGCCAGGCAAAGGCAGCGGTGTAATTGCCGTCCTTGAGCTGGGCGATCTGCGCATCCGAAAGCTGAAGCTCAGCCACGGGGGTTGCAGGTTCGCCGTTAGGGCCGACCGTAACCGGCGCCTGGGCATGGGCAATGGACGCCGACAAAACGGCAATCGCAGACCCCAAGAGCATAGCAAGTTTCATTATGGCTCTCCTCCAAAATGGATAGATAGAAAAGTTACTTCGCGTTCAAAACGGACGCGGGAGCATCCCGGTGCAGGGACTGCTGCCAGCCTTCCGCAACGTTGTCGGCGGTGACGGTCAGGGCCGGTGCGACGACAAAGGCGGGGACTTCTTCACCAAGCAGGCCCTTGATACCGGCAGCTGCCATGGCGCGACCGAGTTCGTAGGCTTCGTCAGCGACGAGGCCGACAACATTGCCACCGCGGACCATGTCGAGGGCAACGGGTTCGGAAAGATCGAGGGTGACGATCTTGGTGTCGGTATTGCCAGCGGAACGCAGGGCCGCGAGCACGCCGTCAGCCGGTTCGGCCCAGGTGACGTAGATGCCGTCGAGGTCGGGGTTCTGCAGCAGCATGGCGCTGGCGATTTCTTCGGCGCGGGCCGGATCGGCAATGCCCTGTTCGGCCACGATCTCGATGTTCGGATAGTCCGAACCGATCACGGTCTTGAAAGCGTTGTCGCGCTGGTTGGTGACGTAATAATCGGCGTCGTGGAAAATCCAGCCGACCTTGCCTTCGCCGCCAATGGCATTGGCCAGGGTGTCCGCGGCCTGCTTGCCCATCTGGAACAGGTCGTCGGTGACGATGGCGGTGTAGTCGGCGCCGTGGGTGTAGCCGGCGGGGACGTTGGAGAGGAAGACCAGCTCGACGCCATCGGTGACGGCCTGGCGGAAGGCTTCAGCCGAGGTGACCGGGTCGACCGGCAGCGACAGGATTACGTTCGGGCCGGCGGCCAGTGCGGTTTCGATGTCGGAGCGCTGCTTGGCGGCGTCAAAGCCGGCATCGGTGGTCACGACCACTTCGACGCCTGCGCGGGAGAATTCATCCTCGGCGCCAGCGGTGACGGCATTGATGAAATCGGACGAGGTGTGCCAGAGGAGAGCAGCCTTGTAGCCCTTGCCCTGGACGGCAGCGATGTCGTCGTCGCTGAGGACGACGTCGGCGCTAAGCGAAGCCGCTTCGCCGTTGGGGCCAACAGTCTGTGCGAATGCGACGCTGGTCAGCATGCCCGCTGCCAGAAGTGCAGTTCCGATAGCCTGAATACGCATTTTCTCTTTCCCTTGTTAACGCCTATTCTTTCGCGACGCCGCAGAAGCGGGTCATGAAATCTGCAAAGGCCACGACACCATTGAGGTATTCTTCGACGCTGACGCGCTCTTCAAACGTGTGGCAGTTGCGGATGTCGCCCGGCGCGCAATAGACCGCCGGAATGTTCAATTGGCCGTTGAAGAACGGCCCTTCGGACCAGAAGGGCGCCCCCTCGACGACGCCGCGCCCGGGCATGGCCTCGGCCACGGCAGCGCAGAGGGCCTCGACGGCCGGCAACGTCCGATCGACCTCGGCGGCAGTGCCACCGACCCGGTGATCGCGCGCCGCCGAATAGGCGATGTCGATGGAAATAGCGGGGTCGTCCACCGCGCCGCGAATAGTCGCCTCAAGCTCGGCGGCGGCCGTATCCAGATTTTCGCCGGGCAACAGCTTGCGGATCAGCGAGAGCGTGCACTTTTCCGGCACGGCGATGAAGCCGCCGCCATTGAGCGTGGTGATCAGCAAAAATCCCTTGCCGAGCAGATCGTGCTCGGCGCGGCCGGCGATTTCGTCCGAATGTGCCCACAGCGCCGACATGATCTTGTGGCTGGCCTTGAGCGCATCATGGCCCAGCTCGGGCACGCCGAAATAGGCGGACTTGCCGGTGATCGTGATGTCGGCAATGAAAAAGCCCATCTGGGCCGTGTAGACGGAAAGGCGCGTCGGCTCGGTATAGATGACGAAATCGGGCCGCGGCAGCTCGCCTTTGGCGATGCGGGCGACATGGGCCTTCACCCCGGCGGAAATACCGCTGCCGGGCTGACCGGATTCCTCGTCGCCGACAAAGGCGAAATCGACATCCCCACCGAGCGAAATGCCGGCCTCCTGCAATAGGGACATGGCCGAAAGGCTGGCGCAGATGCCGGCCTTGAGGTCCCCTGCCCCGCGACCCCAGATTTCGCCATCGATGATCGGCGCGCCAAAGGGGTTTTCCCGGATATCGCCGGCCCAGTGTTCGGACCAGCCCTCGACATGGACCGTATCGGTGTGACCGACAAACAGCAGGCGTGGGCCATTGCCCTTGCCCCGCAGGGTGCCGCAGACATTGGTGCGGCCGGGCTCGAATTCGGTGACGGAAACATCGCTGAGCCCGCGCCTGGTCATCTGCTCGGCCAGATAGGCAACGAAGCCCGCTTCATTTCCAGTGATGCTCTGATGGCCGATGGCGCTGCGCAGCAGTTCCACGGCATCGTCACGATCGAGGTGGTTTCGCAGATCCTGGCTGGCTGAAGTCACCGAAGGGCCTCCCGCATATGCGCCGCATTGGCCGGCGGCAGTGAAATCCTGGATTCTGGGGCATCGGCCCCAAAGAGCGTATTGTGGAGATGGCTGAGGCCGAGCGCCGCCGCGCCGACCAGCGCCGCATGGGCACCCAATGCACCGGCCTCGACCGGGACCGGATAGGGAAAGCAGAGCGGCAGCACATCGCGCACGCGACTGACGAGTTCGGGGCGCTCGCCAATGGAGCCGCCGAGAATGACCTTGCCCGGATTGGTGAGCGAGGCGATGGCGGCAACGCCCTGAGCAAGCAGGCGCGCCGTCTCGTCGAGCACCTGGAGCGCCTCTGCGTCTGCGTCTGCGTCCGCAAGGCGACCAAAGATCGTGCGCACGGTTTCTTCCCGGCCGGTCAGGGTCTTGTAGCGCGCCACGATGCCGTGGGAGGCAACGACGCGCTCGAAGGCGCCCATGCGCAGCGATTCCGGCTCGTACGGATCGGCGCCAAAGGGCATGAAGCCGATTTCACCCGCGGCATTGGCCGCGCCGCGCACGAGCTGGCCATTGAGGATGAGCCCGGAGCCGACGCCGGTGCCGACAGCGATATAGGCGAGGTTTTCGATGCCCTGCCCGCTGCCGAGCCAGCTTTCGCCCAGAACGGCGAGATTGACGTCATTTTCGAGCATGACATCAAAGCCGAGCGCGGATTTGAGCGCCGCCGGAACGTCGATCTGGTCCAGGCCGGCGATATTTGGAGCGAGCAGAACGCGGCCGGTATCGTCCTGGGGGGCACCAGGAACACCAACAACCGCGAGGCGGATTTTTTCCATCGGCACGCCGCCCTTGAGGGCCAACTTCCGGGTCAATGCCGCGATCTGCTCGACCACCTCCCGCGCGTCTTCAGCGCGGGTTGGTTCGGTTTCTTCTGCGAGAATTCGTGTCGCCAAATCGCAAATGGCGACGCGCACCTTGGTGCCACCGAGGTCCACCGCCACGATGAAGGCGGCTTCGGGCACCAGTTCATAGGTGACGGCCGTGCGCCCGACATGGCCCGTCGTCCGTCCCGTTTCGACAACCCAGCCGCCCTCTTCGAGCTCGCGCATCACTTCGGAAATCGTCTGCTTGGACAGACCGGTCTGCTTGGCGATGGAGGCGCGGGAGATCGGCCCGTTCTGAAGCACGGCTTCCATAACGGCGCGAAGCGAGAACTGGCGTGCAATACGGGGCTGATTCACTGGACACCGGAGTTAGTTCGTAAACCAGACGAACTAAACATTTGCCGCTTCCGGAGTCAACTAAGCCCTTCGGCGCAAGGGACGTCGTGGCGTGCGCGGGCAAAATGCGGCGTGGGCACCCAAGGAAATGCCGAAAATCAGGGATTCTGGTCTGGTTCCGGCCGTCTCAGCGGCGCAGGCGACAGTGCCGCGTCGGCACCGCGGCACCGCCATCGGCGGGACTATTTCCTGGCATTTAGTCAATCGCACGCACCGCCGGACCTGGCCTGCTCGCGATCAGTCGCTTCAGACCAGCGACTTCATCCTGTTGGATATCTGTCTCGCCATTTCCCAGGCGGTATCGCGATAGTCGAGTGGCTCGAACCGAAAGGTGGGACCGGCAATGACAAGGCCGGCGATGGCGCGACGGTGCTGATTCTGGATCGGAACGGCTATGGCGCTGATCCCATCGACAGGAATATCCCGAACGATGGCGCAGCCCATTTTCTCGGCTTCCGCAACAGCTGCCTCGGTCGAAGCCAGATCCTCGGGGCTCAGGTTCAGTTCCTTTATTCTCAGGCTTCGCTCTGGCGCCGGCATGGTGGCAAGAAGCATTCTCCCGACGGCGGAGGAATGAAGCGGGAGCCGGCTCCCCAATTTGAGTTCGACACGCAGGATCGAGTCGGCCTCGACGCGCTGCAACAGAACGACACCATTGCCACTCAGCACACCGATGGACGACGTCTCTCGCACTTCATCAACCAGTTCCTGAAGCAGCGGGATCAGCGCCGGTCCTATGCCGATGTTCGCCGAGGCCACGACGCCCGCTTCCATCGTGCGAAGACCAAGCCGGTATCGAAGCGAATTCTCGTCCTGATCGAGGAACCCCCGCGCGAGCATGGTCGCCAGAAGCTGGTGCGCCGTACTCTTGGCTATCCCTACGTGTCGGGCGATCTCGGTCACTCCCAGCTCCTCGCCAGGGTGGTCGATCAGCATCTCGATGATCTGCAGAGCCCTGTCCACCGAGCCCACGGTGCGGCTCTCAGAAGCACCTGATTTACTCTCATTCATGCGACACCCCCCGGTGCGACGTTAGGTCTTTACAGTGCGACGCAACAGCTCTAAGTTAAATTGCGAACAACGTTCGTTATACACGAACATGTCATTCTGCTAGTTTGATTTCAAGAAAAAAACGCAGGGGAGGAGAGAATATGGGACTGCATTGGAAGAGAGGCGCGCTTGCTTTGGCGGCGATGGCCACGCTCGGCGTGACGAACAGTGTAGCCGCGAGTGAATTGGGCAAGGTGACGATGTCCGTCGTGCCCTCCACCAGTTCGGCGGTGCTCTATGTGGCACGCGACAACGGCTATTTTGACAAGCACGGCCTTGAGGTCGAGATCGTTGAATTCACCAGTGGCGCCGAAGCAGAGCGCGCCATGGTCGCCGGCGCGGTTGATATGGGCGGTGGCGGCGTCGGCAGCACGCTGATCATGGCAAATCGGGGAATTGAAGCGACCAATGTCGTGCTGTTCCAGGACAAGCCGATCTTTACGCTGGTGACCTCGAGCGCCTTCGATGTGCAGCCGGGCGATTTCCAGGCCCTTAAGGGCAAGAATATCGGCATCAGTTCGCCGGGCAGCCTCACCGACCTGTTCCTGCGCATTGCACTGCGCGACGCCGGTCTTGATCCCGATACCGATGTCACGATCGTCGCCACGGGTGGACTTGCGGCGCATCTGCCAGCCCTGCAGGCCGGTCGCGTCGATGCCCAGATGACCTGGGAGCCATCCACGGTGACCATTACCCATGAGAATGCCGGCAAGATTTTCATGGATCTGCGCACCGACGACGTGCCGGAAAACCTGCAGAACCTCCTGGGTAGCTCGCTGCAGGTGACCGATGACTGGCTCAACGCAAGTGATGAAAACCTCGCCAAGGCCAAGGCCGCAGCGCGTGCGATTGCAGAGGCCGGTCGCGACATCAAGGCTGATCCGGCCTTGATGGTCGGTACGCTCGAGAAGATTTTCCCGAACGTCACCGCAGAGCTTCTCACCGAGATCGCTGAAATCGAGGCCGCCGCATACAACCCGGTCATCACACAAGAAGCCATTGCGCACATGAACGATGTCTATGTCGAGGCGGGCCTGATCGCCCAGCCGGTGGCCTTCGAAGACCTGGTCGACCCGCGCCTTTCCGCGGAATGGGAATAGTCGGGTCTGTTTCGCGACGAGCTGGAAGATAGTGTGATGACGACAGAAGCCAAGCTTCGGGTCGAGGGAGTTTCCCTGGATTTCGGTAATGCCGAACGCAGCCTGCGTGTGCTCGAAAATGTAAATCTTGAACTCAGGCAGGGAGAGTTCTGCACCATTGTGGGGCCTTCCGGTTGCGGCAAGAGTACCCTTCTGAACGTCATCGCCGGTCTCACGCCCCCTACTGAAGGCGCCAGCTATCTGGATGGGCAGGTGATCGCGCCCGGCGATCCGAAGATTGGCTACATGTTCCAGAGCGACACGCTGCTGCCCTGGAATACCGCCCTCGAGAATGTGCGCCTGCCGCTCGAGGCGGTCGGTCGCAAGGACGATGGGCGCTGTCTTGACCTGCTGAAGCGCGTGGGTGTCGGCGGTTTCGCCGACGTCTACCCCTGGCAGCTCTCAGGCGGCATGAAAAAACGGGTCCAGCTGGCGCGACTGCTCGCCCAGGAACCGGAAGTTCTGCTCATGGACGAGCCGTTTGGTGCGCTGGACGCGCAAACCAAGCTGCTCATCCAGGAGGAACTCCTGCGGCTTTGGGAATCGACCAGGCTGACGGTTCTGTTTGTCACGCACGACCTGTCCGAAGCCATCTGCCTGTCGGACCGTGTCCTGCTCTTCAGCGCCCGTCCCGGACGGGTGAAGACGGAATACAGCGTTCCGCTCGAAAGACCGCGGAACATCGAAACGATCGTGCAGGATCGCCAGTACAACGAGTTGTTTGTTCAGCTTTGGCGCAGCCTCAAAGAAGAAATTCAGCTGTCGTGAACATCATGCTTGTCTTTTATCGATTGGTTGTCCTGGCTGCCGTCCTCGCCATATGGGAGGGCGCAGCCAGCCTGGGCCTGGTGACCGAATTCACCATGAGCCGTCCGTCCCGTATTTTCGCCTGGCTCGGTGGCGCCCTCGTAGACGGGTTCTTCTGGACCAATGTGATCGTAACGGTCCGCGAGACGCTGCTCGGCCTGTTCATCGGTGCCGTGCTCGGCGTGGCATCGGGCTTTGTCCTGGCGCAATGGCGCGGCGTGTTCCGACTGCTCGAGCCGTTCATCATGGCGCTCTACAGCCTGCCGCGCGTCGCGCTTGCGCCGCTCTTTCTGGTCTGGTTCGGCATCGGCGAGGGCTCCAAGGTCGCCCTGGCGGCATCCCTCGTCTACTTCGTGCTGCTTCTCAATACCTATACCGGCATCCTCGAAATCGACCGCAATTTGATCAACGCGGTGCGGACCATGGGGGCAAGCCGGACCTTCATTGCGCGTCGCGTCCTCTTTCCCGCCTCGCTCACCTTTATTTTCGCAGGCCTGCGCATCAGCATCGGTCTGGCGCTGATCGGCACCATCGTCGGTGAGATGATCGCGGGCCAATATGGCCTCGGCCAGATGATCTCGCGCGCCGGCAACATGTTCGATACCGCCCAGGTCTTCGGCATCATCATCGTTCTGGCTGTCCTGGCTGTTCTCGCAAGCGAAGGCATGAAGCTGCTCGAGCGCTGGGTCATGCGGTGGCGCCAATCCACGGAGTCTCACTAATGCATCCGGTTCACATCTGCGGCGTCGGCATGACGCGCTTCGGCAAATATCAGGATCGTTCGCTCAAGGATCTCGGCCGGGAGGCCGTGACGGCAGCCCTCGCCGATGCAGGCGTTGAGGCCGGGGCGCTGCAGGCGGCCTATGTCGGCAATTCCTTTGCCGGGATCGTCACCGGGCAGGAAGCCGTTCGCGGTCAGGTGGTCCTCAGCGCAATGGGGATCTGCGGCCTGCCTATTCTCAACGTCGAGAATGCCTGTGCTTCCGGCTCCTCGGCGCTACACCAGGCTTGGGTCGCCGTGGGAGCGGGCCTTTATGACGTCGTGCTCGTTCTCGGCCTTGAAAAGCTCTTCCATCCAGACAGGGCCGTGACGATGCGCGCGCTGGCCTCCGCGACCGATGTCGAAAAGCTTTCGGGGGATGGTGGCGGCAGCGTCTTCCTCGAGGAATCCAGCCACCGGCTCGCGGCCTATATGGAGCGCACCGGGGCAACGTTGCGGCATGTCGGCATGATTGCCGAAAAGAGCCATGCCAACAGCGCGCTCAATCCGTTCGCCCAATATCAGCACGCCTATAGTCTCGACGAGATCATGGCCGCCCCGGTGTCGGCGCCCCCGCTGACGCGCCTCATGTGCTCGCCCATCGGCGACGGTGCGGCTGCGCTCGTGGTCTGCTCGGAAGCCTATGCCCGCCGGATCGGACGGGTTGGCATTCGCATCGGCGCCTCCATACTTCGCTCCACCGGCAGCCCCGACGGCGTCGGCATTTCCGAAGGCGGCGCACGCGCTGCCTATGAAATGGCCGGCTTGGGACCGGATGAGCTGTCACTGGTGGAACTGCACGACACCACTGCAGCCAGCGAACTCGTGCTTTACGAAAAGCTGGGCCTGTGTCCCGCCGATGGCGGACCCGGAATGGTGGAAGCGGGCGACATGCGGATCGGCGGTCGCATACCGGTCAATACCAGTGGGGGCCTCATTTCGCGCGGTCATCCCGTCGGCGCCACCGGCGTCGCCCAGATCTGCGAACTCACCCAGCAATTGCGCGGCCAGGCCGGCCCGCGCCAAGTCAACGGAGCGCGGGTGGGCATGGCCCATAACGCAGGAGGAACAGTCCTCGGCGAGCCGGCCGCACTCTGCATCCACATACTCGTCGCGGACGACAGCGAGGCGACACAGAACCTGGGTCACTAGACCAACCGCACCCAGGCGTCGCCTACCAAATTCAGAAGAGGAATTCCCAATGCACGTGTTCACACCCGCGCAAACAGCTGTTCGCGACAAGGCGGCCGCAGCAACCCGCGAACTTTCCAAGATCATCATCGATATCGACCGCCAGACCGGTCACTCGAAGGAATGGTGGGACGGGCTCCATATCCTGGAGAATGCGGGGCTTCTGCGCCTCTATATCCCCACGGAGAAGGGCGGCGAAAGCGCCGACATCCTCTCGCTCGTGCTGGCCCAGGAAGAGGTCGCAAAGGTCGATGGCGGATATTCCAACATCGTCTCGCACGAAGCCTGCGCCTATGCGATTTTTACCAATTGCCAGGATGAGGCCCTGCGCGAGCGCGCCATCAAGAGCATGGCCGAAGGCTCGCTGACCTGCATCGCGATCACGGAGCCGGAGACCGGTACCGATCTGGCCCAGATGCAGACCAAGGCCGTCCCCGATGGAGACGGTTGGATCATTTCCGGCCACAAGCGCGTGGCCTCGCTCGCCGGCGCGGCAGGCATGTATCTCGTCTTTGCCATGACCGATCCCAGCCAGGGCACGCGCGGCATTTCCGCTTTCGTGGTGGATGCCGGAACCCCCGGTCTGTCCGTGGGCGAAGTGGACGACCTCATGGGCTTCCGCCAGCTGCCACCGGCCGATGTGTTCTTTGATAATGTGCGCGTCTCGCGCTCACAGCTGCTCGGCGAAGAGGGCGGCGCGTTCAAGCTTTTCGCACAAGCGCTCAATCTGGGCCGTCTCGGTGGCGGAACCCAGGCTCTCGGCATTGCGCAGGGCGCTTACGAACACGCGCTGGCCTACGCCAAGAAGCGCCACACCTTCGGCAAGCCGCTGATCCAGCATCAGGCCATCCAGTTCTCGCTTGCTGAAATGGCGACGCAGATCGAAGCCAGCCGCGCGCTCATCTATCAGGTGGCCCGCTGGATGGATGCGACCAACGACATCACCAGCCGCGAAACGGCAACCCGCTGCGCCATGGTGAAGATGCAGGCTTCCGACATGGCCATGAAGGTGACCATCGACG encodes:
- a CDS encoding ATP-binding cassette domain-containing protein, translated to MVENAVAPVLELSNIHKAFGGVVAIENFSLDVRPGEIVALVGDNGAGKSTLIKIISGVYAPTSGTIRLDGEPVSMSNATKARELGIEVVYQDLALANQQPVYMNLFLGRELTKGPLKLLDRKAMIDETERLVKELDVRIPSAHATIRDLSGGQRQGIAIARASNWARKLILLDEPTAALGVAETARVEATVAALKQRNIGVLIISHSLDQVFRLSDRVCVLRRGKQIGVRTTAETDKNEIVSMITGV
- a CDS encoding alanine racemase; this translates as MFLDVLRRRNPRFIEAAMALHQSGQIPANSYVLDLDTVEANARILKAEADRNDLKIFAMTKQVGRNSSFCAAVQRGGIEKSVAVDMACARATHAAGMPIGHLGHLQQIARFEADAAARTFRPDYWTVFNAEKAGEAASAAHKAGYVQSLLARIKAEGDIFYRGHEGGFDADDIVAVAEMFDALEGGRFAGITTFPALLFDHESRKVKPTPNLATLTRTAEALRKAGRTDIEINAPGTTSSVLLAALREAGATQCEPGNGLHGTTALHVMEDLPELPAVLYLTEVSHLSGGKAYCFGGGFYIDPIFPDYAVKALVSPEPTTSADALLEVEIPPPSAIDYYAMIDAESARRPAPGDTAVFGFRGQAFVTRAYTVGVSGISTGKPVVESIEHSHGAPAQWPV
- a CDS encoding ABC transporter permease; this encodes MSSSTAADGAKRSLLSRINLQQYVVYVGFLAIFLFFAVVLRDSGFLTQRNLVNIVLQTAPSIIMAIGLVFVLSAGEIDLSFGSIVAVSALCAAMAMAALPEAALPVGIAAGIGAGLLIGFINGVLVAWVRLPSFLVTLATMGLLSGVARSLTNLRSIPVTDPLFTGIFGSGSLFGIPSLVIWVIVAVALGHMIYRETRFGAHVLATGDNAGASLVSGIKVPNIKVMIFMISGALAGLAGLLYSGRLQAAKYTLGETDLMTVIAAVIVGGTLLNGGKGSVIGALVGALMMGMLNNGLILMGLSVSDQMIVRGLIILAAVAVSLREKAR
- a CDS encoding substrate-binding domain-containing protein, which codes for MKLAMLLGSAIAVLSASIAHAQAPVTVGPNGEPATPVAELQLSDAQIAQLKDGNYTAAFAWHELYDWSSAVAQGAKDEFERLGIAVVAETTAGFDSAVQQSNVETVMALNPSILISLPVDPAAGASTYAAAVEGGAKLVFVDNAAEGFVHGTDYVTTVSADLVGIGNKTAEAMNAAIGGQGKIGYIFHDADFHVTNLRDATFKWNIENQYTGIEIVAEAGMADPARIDDIASAMLLQNPDLDALYVPWAEPADAVLSVLRQQGLDDVKIITIDLNEPVALDMINGGNTAVLIADEAYNIGVYAARAGAAALLGEAVDPFLVVDALIVTADNIEAGWQQSLHQDPPASLLRAK
- a CDS encoding substrate-binding domain-containing protein, which gives rise to MRIQAIGTALLAAGMLTSVAFAQTVGPNGEAASLSADVVLSDDDIAAVQGKGYKAALLWHTSSDFINAVTAGAEDEFSRAGVEVVVTTDAGFDAAKQRSDIETALAAGPNVILSLPVDPVTSAEAFRQAVTDGVELVFLSNVPAGYTHGADYTAIVTDDLFQMGKQAADTLANAIGGEGKVGWIFHDADYYVTNQRDNAFKTVIGSDYPNIEIVAEQGIADPARAEEIASAMLLQNPDLDGIYVTWAEPADGVLAALRSAGNTDTKIVTLDLSEPVALDMVRGGNVVGLVADEAYELGRAMAAAGIKGLLGEEVPAFVVAPALTVTADNVAEGWQQSLHRDAPASVLNAK
- a CDS encoding M20/M25/M40 family metallo-hydrolase — its product is MTSASQDLRNHLDRDDAVELLRSAIGHQSITGNEAGFVAYLAEQMTRRGLSDVSVTEFEPGRTNVCGTLRGKGNGPRLLFVGHTDTVHVEGWSEHWAGDIRENPFGAPIIDGEIWGRGAGDLKAGICASLSAMSLLQEAGISLGGDVDFAFVGDEESGQPGSGISAGVKAHVARIAKGELPRPDFVIYTEPTRLSVYTAQMGFFIADITITGKSAYFGVPELGHDALKASHKIMSALWAHSDEIAGRAEHDLLGKGFLLITTLNGGGFIAVPEKCTLSLIRKLLPGENLDTAAAELEATIRGAVDDPAISIDIAYSAARDHRVGGTAAEVDRTLPAVEALCAAVAEAMPGRGVVEGAPFWSEGPFFNGQLNIPAVYCAPGDIRNCHTFEERVSVEEYLNGVVAFADFMTRFCGVAKE